The Sandaracinaceae bacterium genome contains a region encoding:
- the mgtE gene encoding magnesium transporter: MRLSSLLGPDLRAVLESDPESLRDALGEFHAEDIAEILDDLEPTDRVALMQVLTPELAASVMERISPEHQVSFLRAISPTDGAQVLSEMDPDDLVDVLQELEDKERAPLLDELERFDVEAADEARELVLYGPETAGGLMTTEYVALPPQTKVWEAIEAVRRAAAEGEVESIYYVYVCGYGEKLLGVVSLRDLILGDPGHELEHVMTEKVVHVGPLDDQEKVADIIARYDLSAVPVVDSDFALLGMVTVDDVVDVVIEEATEDAQMMAGVMPLEDSYFATGLLEFVWKRGVWLVLLFLGQLLTATVMEVNQLTLQRTMELALFIPLIISSGGNVGSQSSTLIIRALAVSEVEATDWLRVVARELSVGSLLGLVLGAMGLLRGYVAGETVAPWALATVVSGSILVIVLMSAVVGAVLPLIIKRLGFDPAVSSTPFIASVVDVLGLMVYFGIAQYVFSMAG; this comes from the coding sequence ATGCGTCTGTCCTCGCTGCTGGGCCCGGACCTCCGGGCCGTCCTCGAGAGTGACCCCGAGTCGCTGCGGGACGCATTGGGGGAGTTCCACGCCGAGGACATCGCGGAGATCCTGGACGACCTGGAGCCCACCGACCGCGTGGCGCTCATGCAGGTGCTGACGCCGGAGTTGGCCGCCAGCGTGATGGAGCGCATCAGCCCGGAGCACCAGGTCTCGTTCCTGCGCGCCATCTCGCCCACGGACGGCGCGCAGGTGCTCAGCGAGATGGACCCGGACGACCTCGTCGACGTCCTCCAGGAGCTCGAAGACAAGGAGCGCGCGCCGCTGCTGGACGAGCTCGAGCGCTTCGACGTGGAGGCCGCGGACGAGGCGCGCGAGCTGGTGCTCTACGGGCCCGAGACGGCCGGCGGTCTGATGACCACGGAGTACGTCGCGCTACCACCGCAGACGAAGGTGTGGGAGGCCATCGAGGCCGTACGGCGCGCGGCCGCCGAGGGCGAGGTCGAGTCCATCTATTACGTCTACGTCTGCGGCTACGGCGAGAAGCTGCTGGGCGTGGTGTCGCTGCGCGACCTGATCCTGGGCGACCCCGGCCACGAGCTGGAGCACGTGATGACCGAGAAGGTCGTGCACGTGGGGCCGCTGGACGACCAGGAGAAGGTCGCCGACATCATCGCCCGCTACGACCTCAGCGCGGTCCCGGTGGTGGACTCCGACTTCGCGCTGCTCGGCATGGTCACGGTCGACGACGTGGTGGACGTCGTGATCGAGGAGGCCACGGAGGACGCGCAGATGATGGCCGGCGTGATGCCGCTCGAGGACTCGTACTTCGCGACGGGCCTGCTCGAGTTCGTCTGGAAGCGCGGTGTCTGGCTGGTGCTGCTCTTCCTGGGGCAGCTGCTGACCGCCACGGTGATGGAGGTCAACCAGCTGACCCTGCAGCGCACCATGGAGCTCGCCCTGTTCATCCCGCTCATCATCTCGTCGGGGGGCAACGTGGGCTCGCAGTCGTCGACGCTGATCATCCGCGCGCTGGCGGTGAGCGAGGTCGAGGCCACCGACTGGCTGCGCGTCGTCGCGCGCGAGCTGAGCGTTGGCTCTCTGCTGGGGCTGGTGCTCGGCGCCATGGGGCTGCTGCGTGGCTACGTCGCTGGCGAAACCGTGGCGCCATGGGCGCTCGCCACCGTGGTGTCGGGCAGCATCCTCGTCATCGTCTTGATGAGCGCCGTGGTGGGCGCCGTCCTCCCGCTGATCATCAAGCGCCTGGGGTTCGACCCCGCCGTGTCGTCCACGCCCTTCATCGCCTCGGTGGTGGACGTGCTGGGCCTGATGGTCTACTTCGGCATCGCCCAATACGTGTTCTCCATGGCAGGCTGA
- a CDS encoding aldo/keto reductase, with translation MTPPYAARVALRGCSTQPTPLTLGTWGVMTDAYQDVLGDDAFQGLVQEAFRLGLRSFDLALLWDGERAMRLIAEALGPDIASCFFFLRAGREPSRNLNKPMDVDFGLKALRRSVERALTQLGVARVDMLLLHAPPRALVERGETMQDLDALRSEGLVNAIGLSTTSGAIALTALEQGFACAAMPYNAVQTHAVRELDEAFPEVEGESPRCVLAHSALLHGVLAARVPAGHVYPPGDHRRDRWSEEALRSRLYHARALGDLVNRHTDDYRKQATHIPNLAALALRFALSHPRVASVCIGPRDVKHLSLLVDGIAKAEPLTLDPKTLAEVETRLAAAGA, from the coding sequence ATGACCCCTCCCTACGCAGCGCGCGTTGCGCTCCGCGGCTGCAGCACGCAGCCCACACCGCTCACCCTCGGCACCTGGGGGGTCATGACCGACGCCTACCAGGACGTGCTCGGCGACGACGCGTTCCAGGGCCTCGTACAGGAAGCCTTTCGACTCGGGCTGCGCAGCTTCGACCTTGCGCTCCTGTGGGACGGCGAGCGCGCCATGCGGCTCATCGCCGAAGCCCTCGGGCCCGACATCGCGTCGTGCTTCTTCTTCCTGCGCGCGGGCCGCGAGCCAAGCCGGAACCTCAACAAGCCCATGGACGTGGACTTCGGACTGAAGGCGTTGCGGCGAAGCGTCGAGCGCGCGTTGACGCAGCTGGGGGTCGCCCGGGTGGACATGCTGCTGCTTCACGCGCCCCCGCGAGCGCTGGTGGAGCGCGGTGAGACCATGCAGGACCTCGACGCGCTGCGCAGCGAGGGGTTGGTGAACGCCATCGGCCTCAGCACGACGAGCGGCGCCATCGCGCTGACCGCGCTCGAGCAGGGCTTCGCCTGCGCGGCGATGCCCTACAACGCGGTACAGACACACGCGGTGCGCGAGCTGGACGAGGCCTTCCCCGAGGTGGAGGGTGAGAGCCCACGCTGCGTGCTCGCCCACTCCGCGCTGCTGCACGGGGTGCTCGCGGCGCGTGTGCCCGCGGGGCACGTCTACCCGCCCGGAGACCACCGACGCGACCGTTGGAGCGAAGAGGCGCTGCGCTCGCGCCTCTACCACGCCCGCGCGCTCGGTGACCTCGTCAATCGACACACGGACGACTACCGCAAGCAGGCCACCCACATCCCAAACTTGGCGGCGCTCGCGCTGCGCTTCGCCCTCTCGCACCCGCGCGTGGCCAGCGTGTGCATCGGGCCACGTGACGTGAAACACCTCTCCCTGCTCGTGGACGGGATCGCCAAGGCAGAGCCGCTCACGCTGGACCCCAAAACCTTGGCCGAGGTCGAGACGCGGCTTGCCGCTGCTGGCGCCTGA
- a CDS encoding DUF4034 domain-containing protein gives MSGWGAKQVVIAVVFTSTVCVGVVGAVWWQLRDAGMSLVPTAAPAGQNPDAPGWLQAPPPGAYVVLPPWPAPESLPLVGGEGTDAFGYPLQRVDSIGLQALLRLRRFDELERHLAAIDAAYREDARKERWLADAKDAFRSSDPRLTEPLDAWVQARPDFAGALLARAAHRQALAWRHRGAGFENTVSDEQRASFQRILQGARADYEAGAARDAFNVQAWLGLYSVAREQGDVAAAASALARAKLECPHCLTPYETEMRFLAPRWGGSYAAMDALVRTAREHLADNPALALLAGFADADRCAVATRAQEHERALSACNEALAVGEHAYFFNTRADLYLGMGRYSEALADADATLRLKPQSDLGLHARYMALAALDDPERAVEAATTFLYLDPASARAHDVASHAAQCLAAWAHGLPRDQRARALRLLDAALMFEPNNRAAERLHTWWVYQLISPDDPERPTLEHLAARVEAEPDSYEAARDYDTALIGLRRLPEIVALWDAYIARHPADGRAYRERGGTRHHLGDHAASRADFQRGCELGDGLACRLAHD, from the coding sequence ATGAGCGGTTGGGGAGCAAAGCAGGTCGTCATCGCCGTGGTCTTCACCTCCACGGTCTGCGTTGGCGTCGTGGGCGCGGTCTGGTGGCAGCTACGGGATGCTGGGATGTCACTCGTGCCGACGGCGGCACCCGCGGGGCAGAACCCGGACGCACCGGGTTGGCTTCAAGCCCCGCCCCCGGGAGCCTACGTCGTGCTGCCTCCATGGCCTGCGCCCGAGTCCCTGCCGCTGGTCGGAGGCGAGGGCACGGATGCGTTTGGCTACCCGCTGCAGCGGGTGGACTCCATCGGCCTCCAAGCGCTGTTGCGGCTGCGTCGCTTCGATGAACTCGAGCGCCATCTGGCGGCCATCGACGCAGCATATCGTGAGGACGCGCGCAAGGAGCGCTGGCTGGCCGATGCGAAGGACGCCTTCAGGAGCTCGGACCCCCGCCTGACCGAACCGCTGGATGCCTGGGTGCAGGCACGTCCAGACTTCGCTGGCGCGCTCCTCGCGCGCGCGGCGCATCGTCAGGCGCTCGCGTGGCGTCACCGGGGCGCGGGGTTCGAGAACACGGTGTCGGACGAACAGCGGGCGAGCTTCCAGCGCATTCTCCAGGGAGCCCGCGCCGACTACGAGGCTGGGGCCGCTCGCGACGCGTTCAACGTGCAAGCCTGGCTCGGGCTGTACTCCGTGGCGCGTGAGCAGGGAGACGTGGCGGCCGCGGCCTCTGCACTCGCTCGTGCCAAGCTGGAGTGCCCGCACTGCTTGACTCCCTACGAGACCGAGATGCGCTTCCTCGCGCCCCGCTGGGGGGGCTCGTACGCGGCGATGGATGCGCTCGTGCGGACTGCGCGCGAGCACCTGGCCGACAACCCGGCGTTGGCGCTCCTGGCCGGCTTCGCGGACGCGGACCGTTGCGCGGTGGCAACACGTGCCCAGGAGCACGAGCGCGCGCTTTCGGCGTGCAACGAAGCCCTCGCCGTGGGTGAGCATGCGTACTTCTTCAACACCCGCGCGGATCTGTATCTGGGCATGGGACGCTACTCCGAAGCGCTCGCGGATGCGGACGCGACGTTGCGGTTGAAGCCGCAGAGTGATCTGGGCCTTCACGCACGCTACATGGCGCTGGCAGCGCTCGACGACCCCGAGCGCGCGGTGGAGGCGGCCACCACCTTCCTTTACCTCGACCCTGCTAGCGCACGAGCCCACGACGTGGCCTCTCACGCGGCACAGTGCCTCGCTGCATGGGCGCACGGGTTGCCCCGCGACCAACGCGCTCGCGCGCTTCGTCTCCTGGACGCAGCGCTGATGTTCGAACCGAACAACCGGGCAGCGGAGCGGCTGCACACTTGGTGGGTCTATCAGCTCATCAGCCCAGACGACCCCGAGCGACCGACGCTCGAGCATCTCGCGGCGCGGGTCGAGGCGGAGCCCGACAGCTACGAGGCCGCGCGCGACTACGACACGGCGCTGATCGGGCTGCGCCGTCTGCCGGAGATCGTGGCGCTGTGGGACGCGTACATCGCCCGCCATCCCGCGGACGGCCGCGCGTATCGTGAGCGTGGTGGGACGCGCCACCACCTCGGCGATCACGCGGCTTCTCGCGCAGACTTCCAGCGTGGCTGCGAGCTCGGGGACGGGCTCGCGTGTCGGCTCGCGCATGATTGA
- a CDS encoding DUF2505 domain-containing protein has translation MTFKFKQDVETVYAFVSDPDAVRKRSEAFGDRDIRIDVNEAGGTKTVSNTRLVTADVPAFMKKLFNPTNTVVDKKAWRSEGDKRVGKLDVDVQGTPTELHGTITIAPAASGCTYTVDFKGTAKVPLIGKKIEAYVEEQSEKGMREEFEYNQKQLDAAG, from the coding sequence GTGACCTTCAAGTTCAAGCAAGACGTCGAGACCGTGTACGCCTTCGTCAGCGACCCTGACGCCGTGCGCAAGCGCTCCGAGGCGTTCGGCGACCGCGACATCCGCATCGACGTCAACGAGGCAGGTGGGACCAAGACCGTCAGCAACACGCGCCTCGTCACCGCCGACGTGCCGGCGTTCATGAAGAAGCTCTTCAACCCGACCAACACGGTCGTGGACAAGAAGGCCTGGCGCAGCGAGGGCGACAAGCGGGTCGGCAAGCTGGACGTGGACGTGCAGGGCACACCCACCGAGCTCCACGGCACCATCACCATCGCGCCGGCGGCCAGCGGCTGCACCTACACCGTGGACTTCAAGGGCACGGCCAAGGTGCCCCTCATCGGCAAGAAGATCGAGGCGTACGTCGAGGAGCAGTCCGAGAAGGGCATGCGCGAAGAGTTCGAGTACAACCAGAAGCAGCTCGACGCAGCGGGCTGA
- a CDS encoding sterol desaturase family protein: MSSLASAHGALQTGRGLVSGVIAFSLAVLSLLGVIGFRFPAYLSTPEFRAVYDVTTLRYLMAGGMVLAGSISIVNGVLGRTRWLAAWTFGILVVAQLLGGPTTPIPDFPDNTPYLGLDFLILDLLGSTIVFVLIEKVRPLRRDQPVFRAEWQNDLTHFFFNHLVVGFVLLVTNRVVHGGLGWAANDGVQAFINGLPFVLQLFLVVLVADLMQYGAHRAYHEVGFLWRFHAVHHSAKDMDWLAGSRQHILELIATRILVLSPIFLLGFSQRVIDAYVIIVGFQAVFNHCNVNVRLGPLRYILVTPNFHHWHHSRDTEAVDKNYAAHFAFLDYLFGTAVTADRVWPDRYGVIGDYIPVGFLKQQAFPFIGSTESRERPTLPPESHTWAPPPPGE; the protein is encoded by the coding sequence ATCTCGAGCCTCGCGTCGGCCCACGGCGCGCTCCAGACCGGGCGTGGCCTGGTGTCGGGCGTCATCGCGTTTTCGCTCGCGGTGCTCAGCCTGCTCGGGGTCATCGGCTTCCGCTTCCCGGCCTATCTGTCCACACCCGAGTTCCGCGCGGTCTACGACGTGACCACGCTGCGCTACCTCATGGCGGGGGGCATGGTGCTCGCGGGCAGCATCTCCATCGTGAACGGCGTGCTCGGCCGCACGCGCTGGCTCGCCGCGTGGACCTTCGGCATCCTGGTGGTGGCCCAGCTGCTCGGCGGCCCCACCACGCCCATCCCGGACTTCCCGGACAACACGCCGTACCTGGGGCTCGACTTCCTCATCCTCGACCTGCTGGGCTCGACCATCGTGTTCGTGCTGATCGAGAAGGTCCGCCCGCTGCGCCGTGACCAGCCGGTGTTCCGCGCCGAGTGGCAGAACGACCTGACCCACTTCTTCTTCAACCACCTGGTGGTCGGCTTCGTGCTGCTGGTGACCAACCGCGTCGTGCACGGCGGGCTGGGCTGGGCGGCCAACGACGGCGTGCAGGCGTTCATCAACGGCCTGCCGTTCGTGCTGCAGCTGTTCCTGGTGGTGCTGGTGGCGGACCTCATGCAGTACGGCGCGCACCGCGCCTACCACGAGGTGGGCTTCCTCTGGCGCTTCCACGCCGTGCATCACAGCGCCAAGGACATGGACTGGCTGGCCGGCTCGCGGCAGCACATCCTCGAGCTGATCGCCACGCGCATCCTGGTGCTGTCGCCCATCTTCCTGCTGGGCTTCTCGCAGCGCGTGATCGACGCCTACGTCATCATCGTGGGCTTCCAGGCAGTGTTCAACCACTGCAACGTCAACGTCCGGCTCGGGCCACTGCGCTACATCCTGGTGACCCCGAACTTCCACCACTGGCACCACTCGCGCGACACCGAGGCCGTGGACAAGAACTACGCCGCGCACTTCGCGTTCTTGGACTACCTGTTCGGCACGGCGGTCACGGCGGACCGCGTGTGGCCCGACCGCTACGGCGTGATCGGCGACTACATCCCGGTGGGGTTCCTCAAGCAGCAGGCGTTCCCGTTCATCGGCAGCACCGAGAGCCGCGAGCGCCCCACGCTGCCCCCCGAGTCGCACACCTGGGCGCCGCCTCCGCCCGGTGAGTGA
- a CDS encoding caspase family protein gives MPLPRLLASSPRTAGLALTALLSVSCAPVVTHTTPVPSETPRATIDASTTDSREQELARAMPLAVGTHRGQLTSSSSAQDGGQRFDLYRLTLSPTRAVHIRMRSSQVDSVLELVGPDGVRVVNDDAFPGNLEAALDVVAEVEGEYLLRATTVSAGELGAYELELREGPPGGQGDAYVLGTDAPSLLGNPNVAGLPGRALHFRAEAGAVLRVRVTSTAFDTVATVIAPNGQRWVNDDAQDAGPDGTERALDSTITLVAPQTGAYQLVVTSYGNQGAGPFRVRSSVRPPPRLLADGGRPDGVAGPEGGGRVLGLYAGITQYGARGDLYGCADDARFLAQAFTASHLQGPSDYVLLTDGQVTRDAFLNGARALVQRARPEDVVVIFYSGHGGQTARLPDSKHELDAFDETLILSDGELRDDELAAALNDLRAGTLLVALDACNSGGFADDLIDRPGRIGMFSSEEDALSDVAQPRLAGGYLSWYLRRGVLGEADARPSDGVLFAGELSDYVHAGFALDHDLMNPAEAMDAGQHVVIRRGSVAWGQVLWAYPRTAGGERIPMPNLPLTSAGSLASSLGLTTQK, from the coding sequence GTGCCTCTACCCCGCCTCCTCGCCTCGTCCCCGCGCACCGCGGGTCTCGCCCTGACCGCCTTGCTCTCCGTGTCGTGCGCGCCGGTCGTGACGCACACCACGCCCGTCCCGAGCGAGACACCACGGGCCACCATCGACGCGTCCACGACCGACTCGCGCGAGCAGGAGCTGGCGCGCGCCATGCCTCTCGCCGTGGGCACGCACCGTGGGCAGCTCACCAGCAGCAGCTCCGCGCAGGATGGCGGGCAGCGCTTCGACCTCTACCGCCTGACGCTGAGCCCGACGCGCGCCGTGCACATCCGCATGCGCTCCTCGCAGGTGGACTCCGTGCTCGAGCTGGTGGGTCCCGACGGCGTGCGCGTGGTGAACGACGACGCCTTCCCTGGGAACCTCGAGGCCGCGCTCGACGTGGTGGCCGAGGTGGAGGGTGAGTACCTGCTGCGCGCCACCACGGTGTCCGCAGGCGAGCTGGGCGCTTACGAGCTCGAGCTGCGCGAGGGCCCACCAGGCGGGCAGGGGGACGCCTACGTGCTCGGCACCGACGCGCCGTCGCTGCTGGGCAACCCGAACGTCGCAGGGCTGCCCGGGCGCGCGCTCCACTTCCGTGCCGAGGCCGGCGCGGTGCTGCGCGTGCGCGTGACGTCGACCGCGTTCGACACGGTGGCGACGGTCATCGCCCCGAACGGGCAGCGCTGGGTCAACGACGACGCGCAGGACGCCGGGCCCGACGGCACCGAGCGCGCGCTCGACAGCACCATCACGCTGGTCGCGCCGCAGACGGGCGCCTACCAGCTGGTGGTCACCAGCTACGGCAACCAGGGCGCCGGACCCTTCCGTGTGCGCAGCAGCGTGCGCCCACCGCCGCGCCTGCTGGCCGACGGTGGACGCCCCGATGGGGTGGCCGGACCCGAGGGCGGTGGCCGCGTGCTGGGCCTCTACGCGGGCATCACCCAGTACGGCGCGCGCGGCGACCTGTACGGCTGCGCCGACGACGCGCGCTTCCTCGCGCAGGCCTTCACCGCCAGCCACCTGCAGGGCCCCTCGGACTACGTGCTGCTCACCGACGGGCAGGTCACCCGTGACGCGTTCCTGAATGGCGCACGCGCGCTGGTGCAGCGGGCCCGCCCCGAGGACGTGGTGGTCATCTTCTACTCCGGGCACGGCGGCCAGACCGCGCGTCTCCCCGACTCGAAGCACGAGCTGGACGCGTTCGACGAGACCCTCATCCTCAGCGACGGTGAGTTGCGCGACGACGAGCTGGCCGCGGCGCTGAACGACCTGCGCGCGGGGACGCTGCTGGTGGCCCTCGACGCCTGCAACAGCGGCGGCTTCGCGGACGACCTGATCGACCGTCCGGGCCGCATCGGGATGTTCTCGTCCGAGGAGGACGCGCTGAGCGACGTGGCCCAGCCGCGCCTCGCCGGAGGCTACCTGTCCTGGTACCTGCGCCGCGGGGTCCTGGGCGAAGCGGACGCGCGCCCCTCGGACGGAGTCCTCTTCGCGGGCGAGCTGAGCGACTACGTCCACGCGGGCTTCGCGCTGGACCACGACCTCATGAACCCGGCCGAGGCCATGGACGCGGGGCAGCACGTGGTGATCCGGCGCGGCAGCGTCGCCTGGGGCCAGGTGCTGTGGGCCTATCCCCGCACGGCCGGTGGCGAGCGCATCCCGATGCCCAACCTGCCCCTGACCAGTGCGGGCAGCCTCGCCAGCTCACTGGGGCTCACCACGCAGAAGTAG
- a CDS encoding LysR family transcriptional regulator, with protein MDWHAVTFDWNQARAFLVTAEEGSFSAAARALGLTQPTLGRQVAALEETLGVTLFERVGQRLELTVTGVELVEHVRAMGAAAMRVSLSAAGQSESVEGTVTVTASEVITAFLLPAVVAQLRETHPGITLELVAANEVRDLQRREADIAVRNVQPTQPDLFARKLRDTTAHFYAAPTYIERAGPFERSADLARAGLFAFDRSTTMVEGFKALGIAVDAAQFILTTPSHFVQWELCKRGLGVCVMMDDVGMAEPGVRRLFPDLPSIPVPMWLVCHRELHTSRRIRVVFDALAEHLSTPVVR; from the coding sequence ATGGACTGGCATGCGGTGACCTTCGACTGGAACCAGGCGCGCGCCTTCCTCGTCACGGCCGAGGAGGGCTCGTTCTCGGCCGCGGCGCGGGCGCTCGGGCTGACGCAGCCCACGCTCGGTCGGCAGGTGGCGGCCCTCGAGGAGACGCTGGGCGTGACGCTCTTCGAGCGGGTGGGGCAACGTCTCGAGCTCACCGTCACGGGGGTGGAGCTGGTGGAGCACGTCCGGGCCATGGGGGCTGCGGCCATGCGCGTGTCGCTGAGCGCTGCGGGGCAGTCCGAGTCCGTCGAGGGCACGGTCACCGTCACGGCCAGCGAGGTCATCACGGCGTTCCTGTTGCCGGCCGTCGTGGCCCAGCTGCGCGAGACCCATCCAGGCATCACGCTCGAGCTGGTGGCGGCCAACGAGGTGCGCGACCTCCAGCGGCGCGAGGCGGACATCGCCGTGCGCAACGTGCAGCCCACCCAGCCGGACCTCTTCGCGCGCAAGCTGCGCGACACCACCGCGCACTTCTACGCGGCGCCCACGTACATCGAGCGCGCGGGGCCCTTCGAGCGCAGCGCCGATCTGGCGCGCGCGGGCCTCTTCGCCTTCGACCGGTCTACGACCATGGTCGAGGGGTTCAAAGCGCTGGGCATCGCGGTCGACGCGGCGCAGTTCATCCTCACCACGCCGAGCCACTTCGTGCAGTGGGAGCTGTGCAAGCGGGGCCTCGGCGTGTGCGTAATGATGGACGACGTGGGCATGGCCGAGCCCGGGGTGCGCCGCTTGTTCCCCGACCTGCCTTCCATCCCCGTGCCCATGTGGCTGGTGTGTCACCGCGAGCTGCACACCAGCCGCCGCATCCGCGTGGTGTTCGACGCGCTGGCCGAACACCTCTCGACCCCCGTTGTGCGGTAG
- a CDS encoding NAD(P)-dependent alcohol dehydrogenase, with amino-acid sequence MRAAITPKYGPPSILELRDLPAPALGANDVLVEVRASIVSEGDRRIRSADFPGMTAVPGRLMMGVFGPRAQVGGTMFAGRVVAAGRDVTRYAVGDDVFGSAPHGAYAELLCVPEDGAMARMPAGLTHDEAAAIPYGAGTAHHFLVELARLQPGERVLVNGATGGVGRFAVQLAKHLGAEVTAVCSRAHHELARELGADHVIDYKTTDFTTHGERYDIIFDIADSTTFGACRASLTPRGRYLTLSVSLRVLLQMAWTRVTGGQRALVSVALGDREHIEQLAALVTEGAFRPVIAARFPLEEIVAAHQAAESGSRAGAVLVSMMATAA; translated from the coding sequence ATGCGCGCCGCCATCACCCCCAAGTACGGACCTCCCTCCATCCTCGAGCTGCGGGACCTCCCCGCCCCCGCGCTGGGGGCGAACGACGTGCTCGTCGAGGTGCGCGCCAGCATCGTCAGCGAGGGCGACCGACGCATCCGCTCGGCCGACTTCCCGGGCATGACCGCCGTGCCCGGCCGCCTCATGATGGGCGTCTTCGGGCCGCGCGCGCAGGTCGGAGGCACCATGTTCGCCGGGCGTGTCGTGGCCGCGGGCCGCGACGTCACCCGCTACGCCGTGGGCGACGACGTGTTCGGCAGCGCCCCGCACGGCGCCTACGCCGAGCTGCTGTGCGTCCCGGAGGACGGCGCGATGGCGCGCATGCCCGCCGGTCTGACTCACGACGAGGCCGCAGCCATCCCCTATGGCGCCGGCACCGCGCACCACTTCCTGGTGGAGCTGGCGCGCCTGCAGCCCGGCGAGCGCGTGCTCGTCAACGGCGCGACGGGCGGCGTGGGCCGCTTCGCCGTGCAGCTGGCGAAGCACTTGGGCGCCGAGGTCACCGCCGTGTGCAGCCGCGCGCACCACGAGCTGGCGCGCGAGCTGGGCGCCGACCACGTGATCGACTACAAAACGACTGACTTCACGACCCACGGCGAGCGCTACGACATCATCTTCGACATCGCGGACTCCACCACCTTCGGCGCGTGCCGTGCCTCGCTCACGCCGCGCGGGCGCTACCTGACGCTCTCGGTCAGCCTGCGCGTGTTGCTGCAGATGGCGTGGACGCGCGTCACCGGCGGACAGCGCGCGCTCGTGAGCGTGGCCCTCGGAGACCGTGAGCACATCGAGCAGCTGGCCGCGCTGGTGACCGAGGGGGCGTTCCGGCCGGTCATCGCCGCGCGCTTCCCGCTCGAGGAAATCGTGGCTGCGCATCAGGCGGCGGAGTCCGGGTCGCGCGCGGGGGCGGTGCTCGTGTCGATGATGGCGACCGCAGCTTAG
- a CDS encoding prolyl oligopeptidase family serine peptidase yields the protein MHTASHTARRSPSRPVWLRPFASLGVGALLWLCGCDAPAPAATPAETAAAPPREHFTLPALRRARRTHHRHRGDPTPPPAPPSDVFELVRYAAPLGDNVAYVTPVRPSPDGARRPGLIWLSGGFRWSLGAHMWTPGPPENDQSATAFLMPDLVLMRPALRGVNGNPGDVECFVGEVDDVLAAADYLATRPDVDPARIYLGGHSTGGTLALLAAESSARFRAVVALGAAPDARGYGETRCIPSDATTAEAELRAPALYLHEIRTPSVVAEGALGSWSRTYPALEAQRGTAPVTILSVPGLDHLTLVRPACLALLEAIRADTASDTTFSLRSEAILGHAAPPPAP from the coding sequence GTGCACACCGCATCACACACGGCTCGCCGCTCACCGTCGCGACCTGTCTGGCTGCGGCCGTTCGCGTCGCTGGGCGTCGGCGCGCTGCTGTGGCTGTGCGGCTGTGACGCTCCGGCGCCCGCGGCCACCCCTGCGGAGACCGCGGCGGCGCCGCCCCGAGAGCACTTCACGCTGCCTGCGCTGCGACGGGCGCGCCGCACACATCACCGTCACCGCGGCGACCCCACACCGCCGCCCGCGCCACCATCGGACGTGTTCGAGCTGGTGCGCTACGCAGCGCCGCTCGGTGACAACGTCGCCTACGTCACGCCCGTGCGCCCGTCGCCCGATGGCGCGCGTCGTCCCGGGCTGATCTGGTTGTCGGGCGGCTTCCGGTGGTCACTCGGCGCGCACATGTGGACGCCAGGCCCGCCCGAGAACGACCAGAGCGCGACGGCGTTCCTCATGCCCGACCTCGTGCTGATGCGCCCGGCCCTGCGCGGCGTGAACGGCAACCCTGGTGACGTCGAGTGTTTCGTCGGCGAGGTGGACGACGTGCTGGCCGCGGCCGACTACCTCGCCACGCGGCCCGACGTCGACCCGGCGCGCATCTACCTGGGCGGACACAGCACGGGCGGGACGCTCGCGCTGCTGGCTGCGGAGAGCAGCGCACGCTTTCGCGCCGTGGTGGCTCTCGGCGCTGCGCCCGACGCGCGAGGTTACGGCGAAACGCGCTGCATCCCCAGCGACGCGACCACCGCGGAAGCCGAGCTGCGCGCACCGGCGCTGTACCTGCACGAGATCCGCACGCCCAGCGTCGTGGCCGAGGGAGCGCTGGGCAGCTGGTCACGGACCTACCCCGCCCTCGAAGCGCAGCGCGGCACAGCCCCCGTCACGATCTTGTCGGTCCCGGGGCTGGACCACCTCACGCTCGTGCGGCCGGCGTGCCTCGCGCTGCTGGAAGCGATCCGCGCGGACACCGCCAGCGACACGACGTTCTCGCTGCGCAGCGAAGCCATTCTCGGGCACGCCGCCCCGCCACCAGCGCCGTGA